Part of the Zingiber officinale cultivar Zhangliang chromosome 8A, Zo_v1.1, whole genome shotgun sequence genome, atcagatatccaatgggtgggctcccacagtcacctctaggtttagataacctagctctaggttcagataacctagaaacaatagaataagcaagtattagctatttcagtattttattttcagtggcactgtactggatcagatatccattgggttggactcccacagtcgtccctaggtttagataacctagttaaccctactaaattcgggacttgcaaacccgggtctagttagggatgcgcgcatagcaagtacagttgtcgggcccaaacagcatgattatgtattttcacttattattaattagttttcaaaactcaaaattagttatgttagttgagtttgaattcagtatcagttagtttcagtttagctcattatatgttcagcccagtttttctatgatttgggtatgatagctctatgttcagttcatgttcacatgctttagttgatagtatgccatggctaGTTTTGATTGCTGTGTATTATATGATATATGTCATGATTgtgtgcttatatgccatgccatgcttagtttactcggtatattcagcatatgttttaaacagcatgattttaaatcatatttgcatcgttgcatgtttttgtgaggtagatggtttcttactaagctttttagcttatagatattacttttcttatactgcagataaaggtaaaggaaaagtggaccagtagcggaggctggaggtcaatgcagatcaagatgtgtgtggcaggaactggaataaaagatcctctagggatttacacctactatagcattttacagttcattagtttagttttcgtggtttatgcacttttgaaatgctagaatgtttaactcatggaagattggtttaagttgttagtaattatgttagaatactagtttttatgtcatcagtatgttcctcatgtagtgtataactcatatgtgagattttagcacgaaaaagtgctgaaatcagagttcagggctgaaatcagaactctgattggtctccagaccgatcagggcctgggcagtgtcactggatcggtcagccgaccgatccagacagatacaatagcctggatcggtctgccgaccgatccagccacacctggatcggtctgccgaccgatccagttgggaacagaacgaccgcagctccaatcgatctgtggatcgatcggcaggttcggtaggtagttgggaagtttagtttatagtctctagctcagttgggatgtccagtttccctcccctagcatgtgtccaactcttaggtacacctagaacattcagattaatttttcaaagataatagttagcaaaattttaattagcccagctttccgcacagtatagcacagcataactgtagcgattcgaccttacagcctagtagtagaaggtgcgTCGTTACATTTCATTttgaaaactctttaaaaattcattaaaaaaactctttaaaaaaatttcattttaaaaactctttaaaaaattcattttaaaaactctttaaattttaattttaaaaaactctttaaaaattcattttaaaaactctttaaatatttcattttgaaaactctttaaaaattcattttaaaaactctttaacattttcatttaaaaaaaactcttaaaaattcattttaaaaacccttaaaaaaattcattttgaaaactctttaaaaattcatttaaataataataataataataataataataataataataaatgataaTTGTTTTACTATTATTCTTACCTAAGTAAGGTTGAACTTAAGACATAGACTAACCCTCAATCCTACtaattgtaggaaaccaagtggatcttgGGTAGTGGTTGcttcaaacatatgactggagatcacaccaaattcactcaacttacctacaaaagtttaggaacagttgtctttggtaacaatgacaaactcaaggtaattagtataggtaacattgagcttaaaattgacttcattattacaaatgttttacttgttgaaaattttaagtataatttccttagtatcagtcaattgtgtgacactagatataaggttaggtttttatcttcAGAATGTCTAATCAAGCACCTAAATAACCCtacgataagtctaaaagggtttagaaaagatagcatctatgcaattaacttaaccacttcttcaattaagtattatttaacacaaaaagaagaaacttggttatgacatagaagaatgtcacacactaaattcagaaatataagtaaattaaatggattagttagattattaccaaaattacctaacttagactcaacaatatgtaatgtctgtcaacaaggtaaacaaacaaaatctactcacaatccaactaatcaaacttaaaccaactcaatactagaacttctacatttagacttatttgactcacaTGAGGTCAAATGAATAAATGgaagtttatattgtctagtaataatagacgattattctagattcacttgggtaaattttttaaaaaataaagatgaaatgtttgaaatctttacaaacttttgcaaataagttgaaaatgaaaaagaccttaaaattaaaagaattagaagtgacaatggaggagaatttaaaaaacataactttaataaattttatcttgaaaacagatatcatcatgaattttcatgtccgaAAACTCCCCAACAGAATGGAATTGTAGAAacgaaaaatagaactctacttgaagcctctagaactatgctaaatgaatataatctacctaagcacttttgggcagaagctgttagcacagcctgctatgtacaaaatagaataacaataaataaaacacataacaaaaccttttttgaaatatattataataaataatccaatataaaatactttaaagtatttgggtgtccagccttcatactaaacactagagaacacttaggaaaattcacttctaaaatagaaaatggaatctttgtaagATATTCACTAAATAGTAAGGGTTACAGAATCtataataaggttacattaagaattgaagaaactaccaatgtaaaatttgaggaatctaaacaaaacctagaacaaacccaaCTTCTACCAATTGAGTTTACTCAAGGAAATAGTAATCAAGAAGGAACCaatcacaaagaggaagaagaacgtCAAGAGAATCAACtgcctagaaccataagagtcaacccaaatcatccaattgaccaaataattggtgatccagacctaagggttcagactaggtcatcctttagaaacctgaGCTAAATTCCTTTGATTTcacaaattgaacctaaaaccgtAGCTGAATCTTTACTTGATACAAATTAGGTCAttgctatgcaagaggaactagctcaatttgaaagaaataaagTTTGGGACTGAgtgccaccacccaaaaataaaaagataatagaaacaaaatgggtatttagaaataaattaagtgaaactagggaaattactagaaataaagctaggctagttgctaaagagtttagtcaagtagaaggacttgactatgatgaaacttatgtctcagtagctagattagagtccattagaatgttactcagttatgcaaCCTATAAAGGGTTCAGactgtatcaaatggatgttaaatcaggctttctaaatggactgataaaagaagaagtctatgtaggacaaccacctaggtttgaaagtctagaacaccctgactatgtctttaaattaaagaaagccttatacggacttaagcaagcacccatggcatggtatgaaagactaacctcttatctaatatccaaagggttcaaccaaggtcaaattgacccaaccctatttgtgaaattaataaaagaggatatttttatagcccaaatatatgtagatgatataattttggttcaaccaactcagaatttttaaaagaatttacaaatctaatggaacaagaatttgaaatgagttaaGTAGAAAAATTAACTTACATTTtaagattacaaatcaaacaaacaaatgagggaaattatatttatcaacaaaaatatactaaagaattacttaaaaattcgggatggaaaatagtaaagaaataaaaacacctatggaagTTAACACAATCCTTGATGACGATCCTAATGGAAAATccattgacttaaaatactataggagtgtcataggtagcctactatacttaactgcaagtcgacccgatattttatttgtagttactatgtgtgctagataccaaacatgctctaaagaatctcatttgacttaagtcaaaagaatctttagataccttaaaggaacatcaaatgtaggaatttggtatcgtagaactaataattttgaattaatagggtattctgactcagattacactgtgtgtaaattagaccgcaagagcacaagtggtggatgtcaactattaTGTACATCACTTGTCAACTGATTTAGTAGAAAGCAatactgtgttgctctatctacaactgagtcagagtatatagctataggagaatgcgttgcacaactattatggatgatgcacaccttaaaagattttaacttaaaccttacaaatgtaaaagtgttaattgataattttagctcaattaatttaataaaaaatcctatgcatcattcaagaaccaaacacattgaaattaggcaccactttatcagggatcatgtcactaaaggagatattgaactcaagtacattgagtccaaatctaatttagctgacatatttaccaaacccctccctgaaagtgaatttagcaatctacgtagaaaattaggaatgtgtttaatagactaggactcttaaattacaaaatctattttaaaaaatagtgctttcaaattctaggataaagtctttattttttttgtaaaaacttctcatttttagaattttaaaacagttttagccttagactagaataattccttagaaagcatgttctcttagggctagtacttgagcatcccaccaacaccctaggattcccttgtttgtgattgccgaatatagaaaggggtgagatacaTAGGTAAATTGTCTGgatttaagatgcttatttcaatgcatcgacataagtctgggcgttaaatacaaaacaaacattaatcaggttaagttattcattttagtcaaacactaattgattacaattagacttaacctgactaaccaagtgaatgctgctatcctctaatagtcagtaagtagctaattggttagacagtttttgtaatgtcaggttcagggggaggattaattatttttatacttattttgaaattaatttttgaaaaatatttctttttaaatctttttaacactaacttttataaaattaagtttttttttaaaaaacaaaaattttgtttggatttttcaaacttagttttgaaaattagatttccttaattagattgttttaaacttatgtttgaaaattgattttatttagtttcaaactttaaacttttcaaacttaattttgaaaatcatatttatctacttagttttgaaatttagaacttacaaacttaggtttgaaaagttgattttgaaaaataaactttactcggttttataatttagatttttcatactgcgttttgaaaattatattctacttagctttaaaaaattggcttttgaaaacatatttttgaaaatttattttaaaaattggaggttacaaacttaggtttgaaatCGTTTCAAAAGTTTGTTTTGAAAGTTGGATTTTCCAAACatagttttgaaatttgattCAAAAAGTTGGATTTTACAAATTGagtcttgaaaaataaattcttatttagttttgaaaattggacttagccttaATAATCTCCCTTTTGTAAAAatgctatatttgaaaattatgtttgcaaagctaatttcaaaaattaggttaaatttacaaattttatctttaaaaattttgttaCAAGTTCaaaaagttatctttctaaagttttaaaacttagttatttttagaaaactaaaaactaaggtttcaaataaaatattctaTGTTTTCAAATCCCTCAAGTCAATCTGACTTATATTTGTAGACTTCCTTACATTTTAAACTATCATTTGATCTatgtttatttttgatgaatgccaaaaggggagagttaggtggttaagttagttaaacaacaaactaccaaatttaaaataaagGTTAACTTAAAAAAACCAAATTGATTGTTTTAATTGCATATTTTTCAATAACTTAATcaagttgtcattacatcaaaaagggggagattattggtgcggttagcactaacggtctaactcaagttttgatgaaatgacaaagtaggttaagttagtttcatttgtgttctaaacactttgatcaagtgtgtaaaagtccaaacaggtcgacgggttgaccggatgtctggcatgaaccccagctaggtcgacgggtcgactggatagctggcacgaagcccagctaagtcgatgggccgaccagatagctggcacgaagtccaaacaggtcaaagggctgaccggacgtttggcacgaagtccagctaggtcgacgggctgatcggatagctggcacaaagtccagacgggtcaatgggtcgacgggctgaccggacgtctggtaggtaagtgaagataagtcactggaggagagtgactgtgaggacgcgttctcgggaagggaacttagacaCCGattcaacttagaaccatttcggaactctaagtttagggatgtaaatgagtcaagccactcgtgagctattcgaagttattttcgataaaagctcgtttgagctcgtttaatgaggctccttaagataaacaaaccaagctcaagcttcacaatattcggctcgttagctcgtaaacatgttcgttaagctcataaatcaacttttaaattaaaaaaataatagttttaatattgaatatatagattttacactctatttatgcaaaacatagacaaatatatttaatttatttattagaataaaattataaattttaacaagaatattataaattttttaaaatatataatttattttttaatgaatatttaaatttataatttatatttattaagctcgtttaggctcgataaaagctcgaataagctcgtgagccatgaatatattcgctaaataaagctcaagctcggctcgattataaacgagtcaaactcaaacatccaagagttcggctcggctcggctcaatTACACCcctatctaagttgagatcttgattagattccggtctcgatgaGACGGAGTCTAATTAATATTTCATGTTGATCATGTgttaacactctgttttgcaagatatataattaatatttgccttggactaacgttttcttgcaggaaagaaactgctggaaaacaagggtccgaGCGCCAGGAATGCAAAAATTATCCCCAACGAGTTTCGCCACATGGAGcacctggttggctcggctacgtcacattcagggcgccctgaagggatccagacaccccgaacctcctatataaggagggtgaaggctggagCAAAAGTATAACAACAAGATCTTCTATCACGTGCtctgctgtgctcctgcgacgccacgaggctaCTCTGACAAAGtgtcttatttctttcttcttttccttattattattgTGGGAATTTCTTTTAGCAATTTCCTGTAATTCAATTGTGTAATAcctttttgaattgctagtggcttgcccaacgaaaacactcgacgagtgtgtgccttgaagtaggagtcgacaaaggctccgaaccaagtaaaacgaatcttgttagcattgttgtcttttgatttttccgctgcgtaactcgataaatttttttatcgctattcaccccctatagcgaattctcgatccaacattttaATGTAAATTCATAATTTACCTCCGATCGGTACTCACGAACTCTTTTTTACTGAttcgcagtactgggtggagagtctgACTATGTGCCAAAGGCTCGCTTTTCTGGAGAAGGAAGTTAAGCAGTTGAAGGCATCGAACGACCAATCCTTCGCCGCTCAGGAAAAAATCGACGTTGAGGTAGCCCGACTCCAAGCCGCTCTGGAGAAGAGCGAGAAGCTGCTCGAGGCCGAACGGGCAAAGAGCACTGGGCAGGCCACCATGCTCGAGCGACTAAATAAGTAGGTTGACACTTTTGATAACAAGATCGAGTCGGCGAACACGAGGAAGAATCGAGCTATCGCCTACCTGGACGAGAAGAATAAGGAGGCTCGGGCTCTCGCCCAGAAGCTGAAGACTTCCTGGTCGTCGAGCAGCGCCGCTCGACCGAAGAGACGGTCCTTCgcattgaccgccttgactttgacctcattTGACCTCCACCATGAAAGCAGGGTAGGATCCCTCATCATTATCGCATCagtaaattattataattatttaccgctaaaatttattttatagataattttaattttttatttatcaaatttaatttGTACGATAATTTCAAATATTACTGACTAAGTTTAATTTGGAAAAAGCAATCCATAATCTTCCTTAATATCCAAGTCAAGATGTAATTGGTTTAGTAGAGTGTTTCTAAAGTATCATTTATGGATAAGATTTAACTTTTTTActtacaaagtttaaaaactaacgatttaattttaaaaagtgtTAGACTTAAAGTTGAGTAAATAGCCCAGTGACACTGACATTAACCTGCCTAATTATCAAACATCCCGCCATTTTTAGGATTACATATAAATGTTTTAACCTAGCGTGTTCGTAATCATTCTTCAATTCCTTCCTCCCCAATCCAAACTCTTTTCTCTCGATCAATTGCGGCGGAGATGGAATCGTGTGTTCTCCTTCGCAACAAGAGGGTGGTTCTTCAGAAACCGCCGGTGGCGGTCCCTTGCGTCTTCTGGCGCGCGGGTCGATGCAACCGTCGACCTTGTCGTTTCCTCCACGCCGAACAGCCCCCATCTGCTCCGGAGAAAAACACGAAGCGCAATCTGCAGACCCCGTTGTCATCTCCGGCAACAAACGCCAAGCGCAATCTGCAGACCCCGTTGTCATCTCCGGCAACAAACGCCAAGCGCAATCTGCAGCCCCCGTTTGCTCCGGCAACAAAGGGCAAGCACAACCTGCAGCCTCCCTCTGCTCCGGTGACAAACGACAAGACCGATCTCGCATGGAGGGGAGAGAATACTGCTTCCTCCGTTGTTTCGCCGCATGCTTCCTCCGGAGCCAACCTCTCTACTGTTGAGAGACCGAGACCTGTTGAGTCATTAACCGACGAGATAGTCGCCGACACAGCCCAGCGAATCAGCAGGTCATCATCtcggtttttatttatttatttatttatttattattattattattattattatttgttcaaATTCAATTATATTgttgttcatttaattatatCTTATTATTCTGATGTAGCAGGTCATCGCTGATGATAAGAATAAGATCGCCGCTGACAGGGACACGGTTCGTAACGAGAGCAATTGCTCTCTTCTGGCCACGCTCCGGGGGCATCAACAGGTGATAATTAccgatataataatattttttttaaaaaaaaattgtttgaattttataaattctttagTCATTTAATTTGTTCTTTAATTAATTGTTTCATGAattcttattcatttaattaattctaGCTCGTTTTTATTAATTGATTTGGTGATGGAATTAACAGGCCATATCTGGGATCGCATTAGCATCCGATACAAACAGATTGCTCCTAGGAAGCAAAGATGGAACCATCAGCGTCTGGGATTCACTCACCGGacaggttaattaattaattttatggaatttaattaaaatatataaattctgTTTAACATGATTAATTAACTACCTCTTTAATTAATTTGTTTACCTAAAAATCATTAAACATTTTCCAGCGTGTTCGTGTAAACATTATGGGTGCTGAAGTTGGAGCCCTCCTCACTGAGCAACATTGGAGCTTTATGGGCGTCTTCGATTCTTTCCAAGTGAGAACTTCTGActcatatatatttatttatttattttcacatTTCATTAAATTGTTTTCGTTTAATGACTTActaattgatcttattttaattaattaatttattgacAGGCCTACAATTCACATACCAAAACTCAGTATATAATCGAAGAGCTTGGAGGACAAGTTCATGCTATAGCTGCTTCGAATGGATTCGTTTTTGCTGGTATCcaggtatatatatattatttttaatcacgttttaatattaaattatttgatGTGACTTTTCATGCAATAAATCTCATTTTTGTATTTATTGTTACAGGATGGCTCCATTTTGGCTTGGCAATTCAATTCAGAAGAATTAATTACAGAACAGCCGATGGCATCTCTCGATGGGCATCTACTTCCAGTAGTGTCACTGCTAGTGCATGAAGATAAACTCTATTCCGGTTCTATGGATCACACAATTAaggtaatattattattatttttatttttattaaatgttCGAATAATGCATGGTCATTTTATAATTAATCCCTTTATTTTTACTTGACTTCAGGTGTGGGATCTCACTTCGTTACAATGCATACAAACAATTAATGGTCATACATCATCAGTGATGTCGCTGCTTTCATGGGGACCGTATATCCTATCTTGCTCTCTTGATAACTCAATAAAAGTTAGTAGTATATTCCTTGCTTTATTGTTTCATTTATTATATTGTACATGATTTAATATTAACATTTATTTATAATaatcatttaatttttctttgtacagATTTGGGCCACTTCCGAAGGAAGTCAACAGTTGCAACTAGTTTATACACATCAAGAAAATAATGTGAGTAATTTTTAATATTCCCACTAGCTAGCTagttttaatattctagtgatcGTTATTTCACCTTCAATTACTTTTTGTTTCTTCAGGGCGTGATTTCTCTTTGCGGCATTAGCGATGCTAATGCTAAGTCAGTATTGATATGTGCACGCAGTGACCGTTCCATTTGTCTCTATGATTTGCCATCGTATGTGCTAATTTAAGATTGATTTATCGTCATGTTTATTCTTTTGAAATTATGAGAGAATCGATAAGCATGATCTTTAATCTTTGGTCTTGTTTTGCAGATTCACGCAGAGGGGCCAAATTCACTTTAGTGAGGAGTTGAAGGTGGTCAAAAGTGACCCTAGTGGTTTATTCTTTACTGGCGATGCCACTGGAGAGCTCAGAGTCTGGAGCTTG contains:
- the LOC122011016 gene encoding zinc finger CCCH domain-containing protein 17-like, which translates into the protein MESCVLLRNKRVVLQKPPVAVPCVFWRAGRCNRRPCRFLHAEQPPSAPEKNTKRNLQTPLSSPATNAKRNLQTPLSSPATNAKRNLQPPFAPATKGKHNLQPPSAPVTNDKTDLAWRGENTASSVVSPHASSGANLSTVERPRPVESLTDEIVIADDKNKIAADRDTVRNESNCSLLATLRGHQQAISGIALASDTNRLLLGSKDGTISVWDSLTGQRVRVNIMGAEVGALLTEQHWSFMGVFDSFQAYNSHTKTQYIIEELGGQVHAIAASNGFVFAGIQDGSILAWQFNSEELITEQPMASLDGHLLPVVSLLVHEDKLYSGSMDHTIKVWDLTSLQCIQTINGHTSSVMSLLSWGPYILSCSLDNSIKIWATSEGSQQLQLVYTHQENNGVISLCGISDANAKSVLICARSDRSICLYDLPSFTQRGQIHFSEELKVVKSDPSGLFFTGDATGELRFAASSIKASGCKPTEWKILQQQFHMEDDDNNVSTIKTICQLHLIFAILIKLSPVQSSLTRPWSTGLDGNPSLTSNS